A window of the Electrophorus electricus isolate fEleEle1 chromosome 11, fEleEle1.pri, whole genome shotgun sequence genome harbors these coding sequences:
- the slka gene encoding STE20-like serine/threonine-protein kinase isoform X3 codes for MSFFNLRKIFKLGTEKKKKQYEHVHRDLNPEEVWEIVGELGDGAFGKVYKAQNKQTGILAAAKVIDTKTEEELEDYMVEIDILASCDHQYIVKLLDAFYYESKLWILIEFCAGGAVDAVMLELERPLTEPQIQVVCKQSLEALSYLHENKIIHRDLKAGNILFSSDGDIKLADFGVSAKNTKTLQRRDSFIGTPYWMAPEVVMCETSKDRPYDYKADIWSLGITLIELAQIEPPNHEMNPMRVLLKIAKSEPPTLLQPSRWSPEFSDFLKKALDKNVDQRWSTTQLMQHPFVASVTNNKPLLELIAEAKAEVFEEIEEGKEEEEEDEPDTQLDIRGHKRALSETSVGSIDDDKVSQNTSVLESVSERAEPQAEPRSAEVSKGTSTVGVPSSQLDHAEKEARNRTTDTELNAEGSHPGDKSVSKPGEIQTLETTDKENTAEEPSAPMPVSMETQEAAVQKVVTVSEETGEEEKQEVSKEAYRENLEEERKMDNVQSDQWMEKTEESEPKTATEAEEYSKLIEETKSEDKGDGFSTEANVECSEAGVDVTAKSEGSVETKGDTGKSIQNRQPEKVVEKTSADKPTKEESNEEEEKMKPQEEPSEDQPKKETQESKSQSENQTTTVLEDIPAETKKSGSNDVAPVIVINGEKEEEDSVPQETSEEQSLSSEAATEADVDQNTPRAVKPDVEKDSDSGSSSAADTNSIDINLSISSFLSKGKEGSVSIQDTRRQKKTLKKTRKFIVDGVEVSVTTSKIITDNDTKSEELRFLRRQELHELRLLQKEEQRSYQQLSNKLQQQREQLYRRFEQEMTGKKRQYDQEVENLEKQQKQSIERMEQDHTNRLRDEAKRIKAEQDKELSKFQNMLKNRKKEAVAQVMIQSFQLSSCALFNAQMQDEQEFLQKQQQELDCALKKIIQQHKLEIATIERDCLNHKQQLMRAREAAMWELEERHLQEKHQLLKQQLKDQYFMQRHQLLKRHEKEMEQMQGYNQRLIEEMKNRQAQERGRLPKIQRSEAKTRMAMFKKSLRITATGTPEQDREKIKQFATQEEKRQKNERLHQHQKHENQMRDLQLQCDSNIRELQQLQNEKCHLLIEHETQKLKELDEEHSQELKEWREKLRPRKKALEEEFTRKIQEQEVFFKMSGESECLNPTAQSRVSKFYPIPSLHS; via the exons ATGTCCTTTTTCAATTTGCGAAAAATATTTAAGCTGGGCactgagaagaagaaaaaacagtaTGAGCACGTCCACAGAGACCTGAATCCCGAAGAAGTTTGGGAAATTGTCGGTGAACTTGGAGATGGAGCCTTTGGGAAGGTTTATAAG GCTCAGAACAAGCAAACAGGCATTCTGGCTGCTGCTAAAGTGATTGACACCAAGacagaggaggagctggaagACTACATGGTAGAGATTGACATCCTAGCCTCCTGCGACCATCAGTACATAGTCAAGCTGCTTGATGCCTTCTACTATGAGAGCAAACTATGG ATTCTTATAGAGTTTTGTGCAGGAGGAGCAGTTGATGCTGTCATGTTGG AGCTCGAGCGGCCCCTGACAGAGCCACAGATCCAGGTCGTGTGTAAACAGTCCCTGGAGGCCCTGTCTTATCTCCATGAGAACAAGATCATCCACAGAGACCTGAAAGCTGGAAACATTCTCTTTAGCTCAGATGGTGACATCAAGCTAG CTGACTTCGGAGTGTCTGCAAAGAACACAAAGACCCTTCAGAGGAGAGACTCTTTCATTGGAACTCCTTACTG GATGGCTCCTGAGGTAGTGATGTGTGAAACATCAAAGGACAGGCCTTATGATTACAAAGCAGACATCTGGTCTCTGGGGATCACACTGATCGAGCTGGCACAGATCGAGCCACCCAATCACGAGATGAACCCGATGAGAGTCTTGCTCAAAATAGCAAAGTCTGAGCCCCCCACACTTTTGCAGCCTTCACGATG GTCTCCAGAGTTCAGTGATTTCCTGAAGAAAGCGTTGGACAAGAATGTAGACCAGAGATGGAGCACTACTCAACTTATGCAG CATCCATTTGTTGCAAGTGTGACTAATAACAAACCTCTGCTTGAGCTGATTGCTGAGGCCAAAGCAGAAGTGTTTGAGGAGATTGAGGAAggcaaagaggaggaggaggaagacgaaCCAGACACACAGCTG gACATACGAGGACACAAACGTGCACTGTCAGAAACCAGTGTTGGGAGCATAGACGATGACAAAGTTTCTCAGAACACATCTGTGTTAGAATCAGTCAGTGAGAGGGCCGAGCCACAGGCAGAGCCCCGCTCGGCTGAGGTCAGCAAGGGGACCTCCACTGTGGGGGTGCCCTCCAGTCAGCTTGACCATGCTGAGAAAGAGGCTAGGAACAGAACCACAGATACCGAACTTAATGCTGAGGGCTCACATCCTGGAGACAAGAGTGTGTCAAAGCCTGGAGAAATCCAGACTCTGGAAACTACTGATAAGGAGAACACTGCTGAAGAACCAAGTGCCCCAATGCCAGTCAGCATGGAGACCCAGGAGGCTGCTGTCCAGAAGGTTGTGACTGTCAGTGAAGaaactggagaagaggagaagcagGAGGTTTCAAAGGAAGCATATAGAGAGAACCTTGAGGAGGAAAGGAAAATGGACAATGTACAATCAGATCAATGGATGGAGAAGACTGAGGAATCAGAGCCCAAAACTGCAACAGAGGCAGAAGAGTATTCTAAACTCATAGAAGAAACCAAATCAGAGGACAAGGGTGATGGCTTTTCCACAGAAGCTAATGTTGAATGTAGTGAGGCTGGCGTGGATGTCACAGCAAAGTCAGAGGGCTCAGTTGAGACTAAAGGAGACACAGGCAAGAGCATACAAAATAGACAGCCAGAAAAAGTGGTTGAAAAGACCTCTGCTGACAAGCCTACAAAGGAGGAGAGTAATGAGGAGGAAGAAAAGATGAAGCCTCAAGAAGAACCCTCAGAGGACCAACCTAAAAAAGAAACCCAGGAGTCTAAATCTCAAAGTGAGAATCAGACCACCACAGTTTTAGAAGACATTCCTGCAGAGACAAAGAAGAGCGGGAGTAATGATGTGGCACCTGTCATTGTCATTAATggagaaaaggaagaggaagacagtgTGCCACAAGAAACCAGTGAGGAGCAATCATTATCCTCTGAAGCAGCTACAGAAGCTGATGTGGACCAAAATACACCTAGGGCAGTTAAACCTGATGTCGAGAAGGATTCTGATTCCGGAAGTAGCTCTGCAGCAGATACCAACAGCATTGACATAAATCTTTCTATCTCCAGCTTCCTATCCAAAGGCAAGGAGGGGTCTGTTTCTATACAG GACACCAGACGGCAGAAGAAGACTTTGAAAAAAACACGCAAGTTTATTGTGGATGGAGTGGAGGTCAGCGTGACCActtcaaaaataattactgaTAATGACACCAAGAGTGAGGAACTGAGGTTTCTAAG GCGTCAGGAGCTGCACGAGCTGAGGCTTCTGcagaaagaggagcagagatCCTATCAGCAGCTCAGCAACaagctgcagcagcagagagagcagctgtaCCGTCGCTTTGAGCAGGAGATGACG GGGAAGAAGCGCCAGTACGACCAAGAGGTGGAGAACCTGGAGAAGCAGCAGAAGCAGAGCATAGAGCGCATGGAGCAAGACCACACCAACCGCCTGAGGGATGAAGCTAAGAGGATCAAAGCAGAGCAGGACAAAGAGCTCTCCAAGTTCCAGAACATGCTTAAGAATCGCAAGAAAGAG GCTGTGGCCCAGGTTATGATACAGTCTTTTCAGTTGTCCTCATGTGCTCTGTTCAACGCACAGATGCAGGAT GAACAGGAGTTcctgcagaagcagcagcaagAGCTGGATTGTGCTCTGAAGAAGATCATTCAGCAGCACAAGCTGGAAATCGCCACCATAGAGCGGGACTGCCTCAACCACAAGCAGCAGCTCATGAGAG CTCGTGAAGCAGCCATGTGGGAGTTAGAAGAGCGCCATCTGCAGGAGAAGCACCAATTGCTGAAGCAGCAGCTGAAAGATCAATACTTCATGCAAAGGCACCAGCTCCTGAAGAGACATGAAAAA GAAATGGAGCAAATGCAGGGCTATAACCAGCGCCTAATAGAAGAGATGAAGAACAGGCAGGCTCAGGAGAGAGGCCGTCTGCCCAAGATCCAGCGCAGCGAGGCCAAGACTCGCATGGCCATGTTCAAAAAGAGCCTGCGCATCACTGCCACGGGCACCCCGGAGCAGGACCGGGAGAAAATCAAGCAG TTTGCTACACAGGAGGAGAAGAGGCAGAAGAATGAACGGCTACATCAGCACCAGAAGCACGAGAACCAGATGAGAGACCTGCAGCTTCAGTGTGACTCAAACATCAGGGAGCTGCAGCAGCTACAG AATGAGAAATGCCATCTGCTTATTGAACATGAGACTCAAAAACTAAAGGAGCTGGATGAGGAGCACAGCCAGGAGCTTAAAGAATGGAGAGAGAAGCTTCGTCCCAGGAAGAAG GCTCTTGAAGAGGAGTTCACTCGGAAGATCCAAGAACAAGAAGTCTTCTTTAAGATGAGTGGGGAGTCAGAGTGCCTTAACCCCACTGCCCAAAGCAGAGTTTCAAAATTCTACCCCATTCCTAGCCTCCACTCCTAG
- the slka gene encoding STE20-like serine/threonine-protein kinase isoform X1: MSFFNLRKIFKLGTEKKKKQYEHVHRDLNPEEVWEIVGELGDGAFGKVYKAQNKQTGILAAAKVIDTKTEEELEDYMVEIDILASCDHQYIVKLLDAFYYESKLWILIEFCAGGAVDAVMLELERPLTEPQIQVVCKQSLEALSYLHENKIIHRDLKAGNILFSSDGDIKLADFGVSAKNTKTLQRRDSFIGTPYWMAPEVVMCETSKDRPYDYKADIWSLGITLIELAQIEPPNHEMNPMRVLLKIAKSEPPTLLQPSRWSPEFSDFLKKALDKNVDQRWSTTQLMQHPFVASVTNNKPLLELIAEAKAEVFEEIEEGKEEEEEDEPDTQLDIRGHKRALSETSVGSIDDDKVSQNTSVLESVSERAEPQAEPRSAEVSKGTSTVGVPSSQLDHAEKEARNRTTDTELNAEGSHPGDKSVSKPGEIQTLETTDKENTAEEPSAPMPVSMETQEAAVQKVVTVSEETGEEEKQEVSKEAYRENLEEERKMDNVQSDQWMEKTEESEPKTATEAEEYSKLIEETKSEDKGDGFSTEANVECSEAGVDVTAKSEGSVETKGDTGKSIQNRQPEKVVEKTSADKPTKEESNEEEEKMKPQEEPSEDQPKKETQESKSQSENQTTTVLEDIPAETKKSGSNDVAPVIVINGEKEEEDSVPQETSEEQSLSSEAATEADVDQNTPRAVKPDVEKDSDSGSSSAADTNSIDINLSISSFLSKGKEGSVSIQDTRRQKKTLKKTRKFIVDGVEVSVTTSKIITDNDTKSEELRFLRRQELHELRLLQKEEQRSYQQLSNKLQQQREQLYRRFEQEMTGKKRQYDQEVENLEKQQKQSIERMEQDHTNRLRDEAKRIKAEQDKELSKFQNMLKNRKKEVKQEVGLSPKHMRKELMKRLKEDLAVVQQEEAVAQVMIQSFQLSSCALFNAQMQDEQEFLQKQQQELDCALKKIIQQHKLEIATIERDCLNHKQQLMRAREAAMWELEERHLQEKHQLLKQQLKDQYFMQRHQLLKRHEKEMEQMQGYNQRLIEEMKNRQAQERGRLPKIQRSEAKTRMAMFKKSLRITATGTPEQDREKIKQFATQEEKRQKNERLHQHQKHENQMRDLQLQCDSNIRELQQLQNEKCHLLIEHETQKLKELDEEHSQELKEWREKLRPRKKALEEEFTRKIQEQEVFFKMSGESECLNPTAQSRVSKFYPIPSLHS, translated from the exons ATGTCCTTTTTCAATTTGCGAAAAATATTTAAGCTGGGCactgagaagaagaaaaaacagtaTGAGCACGTCCACAGAGACCTGAATCCCGAAGAAGTTTGGGAAATTGTCGGTGAACTTGGAGATGGAGCCTTTGGGAAGGTTTATAAG GCTCAGAACAAGCAAACAGGCATTCTGGCTGCTGCTAAAGTGATTGACACCAAGacagaggaggagctggaagACTACATGGTAGAGATTGACATCCTAGCCTCCTGCGACCATCAGTACATAGTCAAGCTGCTTGATGCCTTCTACTATGAGAGCAAACTATGG ATTCTTATAGAGTTTTGTGCAGGAGGAGCAGTTGATGCTGTCATGTTGG AGCTCGAGCGGCCCCTGACAGAGCCACAGATCCAGGTCGTGTGTAAACAGTCCCTGGAGGCCCTGTCTTATCTCCATGAGAACAAGATCATCCACAGAGACCTGAAAGCTGGAAACATTCTCTTTAGCTCAGATGGTGACATCAAGCTAG CTGACTTCGGAGTGTCTGCAAAGAACACAAAGACCCTTCAGAGGAGAGACTCTTTCATTGGAACTCCTTACTG GATGGCTCCTGAGGTAGTGATGTGTGAAACATCAAAGGACAGGCCTTATGATTACAAAGCAGACATCTGGTCTCTGGGGATCACACTGATCGAGCTGGCACAGATCGAGCCACCCAATCACGAGATGAACCCGATGAGAGTCTTGCTCAAAATAGCAAAGTCTGAGCCCCCCACACTTTTGCAGCCTTCACGATG GTCTCCAGAGTTCAGTGATTTCCTGAAGAAAGCGTTGGACAAGAATGTAGACCAGAGATGGAGCACTACTCAACTTATGCAG CATCCATTTGTTGCAAGTGTGACTAATAACAAACCTCTGCTTGAGCTGATTGCTGAGGCCAAAGCAGAAGTGTTTGAGGAGATTGAGGAAggcaaagaggaggaggaggaagacgaaCCAGACACACAGCTG gACATACGAGGACACAAACGTGCACTGTCAGAAACCAGTGTTGGGAGCATAGACGATGACAAAGTTTCTCAGAACACATCTGTGTTAGAATCAGTCAGTGAGAGGGCCGAGCCACAGGCAGAGCCCCGCTCGGCTGAGGTCAGCAAGGGGACCTCCACTGTGGGGGTGCCCTCCAGTCAGCTTGACCATGCTGAGAAAGAGGCTAGGAACAGAACCACAGATACCGAACTTAATGCTGAGGGCTCACATCCTGGAGACAAGAGTGTGTCAAAGCCTGGAGAAATCCAGACTCTGGAAACTACTGATAAGGAGAACACTGCTGAAGAACCAAGTGCCCCAATGCCAGTCAGCATGGAGACCCAGGAGGCTGCTGTCCAGAAGGTTGTGACTGTCAGTGAAGaaactggagaagaggagaagcagGAGGTTTCAAAGGAAGCATATAGAGAGAACCTTGAGGAGGAAAGGAAAATGGACAATGTACAATCAGATCAATGGATGGAGAAGACTGAGGAATCAGAGCCCAAAACTGCAACAGAGGCAGAAGAGTATTCTAAACTCATAGAAGAAACCAAATCAGAGGACAAGGGTGATGGCTTTTCCACAGAAGCTAATGTTGAATGTAGTGAGGCTGGCGTGGATGTCACAGCAAAGTCAGAGGGCTCAGTTGAGACTAAAGGAGACACAGGCAAGAGCATACAAAATAGACAGCCAGAAAAAGTGGTTGAAAAGACCTCTGCTGACAAGCCTACAAAGGAGGAGAGTAATGAGGAGGAAGAAAAGATGAAGCCTCAAGAAGAACCCTCAGAGGACCAACCTAAAAAAGAAACCCAGGAGTCTAAATCTCAAAGTGAGAATCAGACCACCACAGTTTTAGAAGACATTCCTGCAGAGACAAAGAAGAGCGGGAGTAATGATGTGGCACCTGTCATTGTCATTAATggagaaaaggaagaggaagacagtgTGCCACAAGAAACCAGTGAGGAGCAATCATTATCCTCTGAAGCAGCTACAGAAGCTGATGTGGACCAAAATACACCTAGGGCAGTTAAACCTGATGTCGAGAAGGATTCTGATTCCGGAAGTAGCTCTGCAGCAGATACCAACAGCATTGACATAAATCTTTCTATCTCCAGCTTCCTATCCAAAGGCAAGGAGGGGTCTGTTTCTATACAG GACACCAGACGGCAGAAGAAGACTTTGAAAAAAACACGCAAGTTTATTGTGGATGGAGTGGAGGTCAGCGTGACCActtcaaaaataattactgaTAATGACACCAAGAGTGAGGAACTGAGGTTTCTAAG GCGTCAGGAGCTGCACGAGCTGAGGCTTCTGcagaaagaggagcagagatCCTATCAGCAGCTCAGCAACaagctgcagcagcagagagagcagctgtaCCGTCGCTTTGAGCAGGAGATGACG GGGAAGAAGCGCCAGTACGACCAAGAGGTGGAGAACCTGGAGAAGCAGCAGAAGCAGAGCATAGAGCGCATGGAGCAAGACCACACCAACCGCCTGAGGGATGAAGCTAAGAGGATCAAAGCAGAGCAGGACAAAGAGCTCTCCAAGTTCCAGAACATGCTTAAGAATCGCAAGAAAGAG GTCAAACAGGAAGTCGGCCTGTCACCCAAACACATGAGAAAAGAACTTATGAAACGCTTAAAGGAAGACCTAGCTGTTGTTCAGCAAGAAGAG GCTGTGGCCCAGGTTATGATACAGTCTTTTCAGTTGTCCTCATGTGCTCTGTTCAACGCACAGATGCAGGAT GAACAGGAGTTcctgcagaagcagcagcaagAGCTGGATTGTGCTCTGAAGAAGATCATTCAGCAGCACAAGCTGGAAATCGCCACCATAGAGCGGGACTGCCTCAACCACAAGCAGCAGCTCATGAGAG CTCGTGAAGCAGCCATGTGGGAGTTAGAAGAGCGCCATCTGCAGGAGAAGCACCAATTGCTGAAGCAGCAGCTGAAAGATCAATACTTCATGCAAAGGCACCAGCTCCTGAAGAGACATGAAAAA GAAATGGAGCAAATGCAGGGCTATAACCAGCGCCTAATAGAAGAGATGAAGAACAGGCAGGCTCAGGAGAGAGGCCGTCTGCCCAAGATCCAGCGCAGCGAGGCCAAGACTCGCATGGCCATGTTCAAAAAGAGCCTGCGCATCACTGCCACGGGCACCCCGGAGCAGGACCGGGAGAAAATCAAGCAG TTTGCTACACAGGAGGAGAAGAGGCAGAAGAATGAACGGCTACATCAGCACCAGAAGCACGAGAACCAGATGAGAGACCTGCAGCTTCAGTGTGACTCAAACATCAGGGAGCTGCAGCAGCTACAG AATGAGAAATGCCATCTGCTTATTGAACATGAGACTCAAAAACTAAAGGAGCTGGATGAGGAGCACAGCCAGGAGCTTAAAGAATGGAGAGAGAAGCTTCGTCCCAGGAAGAAG GCTCTTGAAGAGGAGTTCACTCGGAAGATCCAAGAACAAGAAGTCTTCTTTAAGATGAGTGGGGAGTCAGAGTGCCTTAACCCCACTGCCCAAAGCAGAGTTTCAAAATTCTACCCCATTCCTAGCCTCCACTCCTAG
- the slka gene encoding STE20-like serine/threonine-protein kinase isoform X2 has protein sequence MSFFNLRKIFKLGTEKKKKQYEHVHRDLNPEEVWEIVGELGDGAFGKVYKAQNKQTGILAAAKVIDTKTEEELEDYMVEIDILASCDHQYIVKLLDAFYYESKLWILIEFCAGGAVDAVMLELERPLTEPQIQVVCKQSLEALSYLHENKIIHRDLKAGNILFSSDGDIKLADFGVSAKNTKTLQRRDSFIGTPYWMAPEVVMCETSKDRPYDYKADIWSLGITLIELAQIEPPNHEMNPMRVLLKIAKSEPPTLLQPSRWSPEFSDFLKKALDKNVDQRWSTTQLMQHPFVASVTNNKPLLELIAEAKAEVFEEIEEGKEEEEEDEPDTQLDIRGHKRALSETSVGSIDDDKVSQNTSVLESVSERAEPQAEPRSAEVSKGTSTVGVPSSQLDHAEKEARNRTTDTELNAEGSHPGDKSVSKPGEIQTLETTDKENTAEEPSAPMPVSMETQEAAVQKVVTVSEETGEEEKQEVSKEAYRENLEEERKMDNVQSDQWMEKTEESEPKTATEAEEYSKLIEETKSEDKGDGFSTEANVECSEAGVDVTAKSEGSVETKGDTGKSIQNRQPEKVVEKTSADKPTKEESNEEEEKMKPQEEPSEDQPKKETQESKSQSENQTTTVLEDIPAETKKSGSNDVAPVIVINGEKEEEDSVPQETSEEQSLSSEAATEADVDQNTPRAVKPDVEKDSDSGSSSAADTNSIDINLSISSFLSKGKEGSVSIQDTRRQKKTLKKTRKFIVDGVEVSVTTSKIITDNDTKSEELRFLRRQELHELRLLQKEEQRSYQQLSNKLQQQREQLYRRFEQEMTGKKRQYDQEVENLEKQQKQSIERMEQDHTNRLRDEAKRIKAEQDKELSKFQNMLKNRKKEVKQEVGLSPKHMRKELMKRLKEDLAVVQQEEEQEFLQKQQQELDCALKKIIQQHKLEIATIERDCLNHKQQLMRAREAAMWELEERHLQEKHQLLKQQLKDQYFMQRHQLLKRHEKEMEQMQGYNQRLIEEMKNRQAQERGRLPKIQRSEAKTRMAMFKKSLRITATGTPEQDREKIKQFATQEEKRQKNERLHQHQKHENQMRDLQLQCDSNIRELQQLQNEKCHLLIEHETQKLKELDEEHSQELKEWREKLRPRKKALEEEFTRKIQEQEVFFKMSGESECLNPTAQSRVSKFYPIPSLHS, from the exons ATGTCCTTTTTCAATTTGCGAAAAATATTTAAGCTGGGCactgagaagaagaaaaaacagtaTGAGCACGTCCACAGAGACCTGAATCCCGAAGAAGTTTGGGAAATTGTCGGTGAACTTGGAGATGGAGCCTTTGGGAAGGTTTATAAG GCTCAGAACAAGCAAACAGGCATTCTGGCTGCTGCTAAAGTGATTGACACCAAGacagaggaggagctggaagACTACATGGTAGAGATTGACATCCTAGCCTCCTGCGACCATCAGTACATAGTCAAGCTGCTTGATGCCTTCTACTATGAGAGCAAACTATGG ATTCTTATAGAGTTTTGTGCAGGAGGAGCAGTTGATGCTGTCATGTTGG AGCTCGAGCGGCCCCTGACAGAGCCACAGATCCAGGTCGTGTGTAAACAGTCCCTGGAGGCCCTGTCTTATCTCCATGAGAACAAGATCATCCACAGAGACCTGAAAGCTGGAAACATTCTCTTTAGCTCAGATGGTGACATCAAGCTAG CTGACTTCGGAGTGTCTGCAAAGAACACAAAGACCCTTCAGAGGAGAGACTCTTTCATTGGAACTCCTTACTG GATGGCTCCTGAGGTAGTGATGTGTGAAACATCAAAGGACAGGCCTTATGATTACAAAGCAGACATCTGGTCTCTGGGGATCACACTGATCGAGCTGGCACAGATCGAGCCACCCAATCACGAGATGAACCCGATGAGAGTCTTGCTCAAAATAGCAAAGTCTGAGCCCCCCACACTTTTGCAGCCTTCACGATG GTCTCCAGAGTTCAGTGATTTCCTGAAGAAAGCGTTGGACAAGAATGTAGACCAGAGATGGAGCACTACTCAACTTATGCAG CATCCATTTGTTGCAAGTGTGACTAATAACAAACCTCTGCTTGAGCTGATTGCTGAGGCCAAAGCAGAAGTGTTTGAGGAGATTGAGGAAggcaaagaggaggaggaggaagacgaaCCAGACACACAGCTG gACATACGAGGACACAAACGTGCACTGTCAGAAACCAGTGTTGGGAGCATAGACGATGACAAAGTTTCTCAGAACACATCTGTGTTAGAATCAGTCAGTGAGAGGGCCGAGCCACAGGCAGAGCCCCGCTCGGCTGAGGTCAGCAAGGGGACCTCCACTGTGGGGGTGCCCTCCAGTCAGCTTGACCATGCTGAGAAAGAGGCTAGGAACAGAACCACAGATACCGAACTTAATGCTGAGGGCTCACATCCTGGAGACAAGAGTGTGTCAAAGCCTGGAGAAATCCAGACTCTGGAAACTACTGATAAGGAGAACACTGCTGAAGAACCAAGTGCCCCAATGCCAGTCAGCATGGAGACCCAGGAGGCTGCTGTCCAGAAGGTTGTGACTGTCAGTGAAGaaactggagaagaggagaagcagGAGGTTTCAAAGGAAGCATATAGAGAGAACCTTGAGGAGGAAAGGAAAATGGACAATGTACAATCAGATCAATGGATGGAGAAGACTGAGGAATCAGAGCCCAAAACTGCAACAGAGGCAGAAGAGTATTCTAAACTCATAGAAGAAACCAAATCAGAGGACAAGGGTGATGGCTTTTCCACAGAAGCTAATGTTGAATGTAGTGAGGCTGGCGTGGATGTCACAGCAAAGTCAGAGGGCTCAGTTGAGACTAAAGGAGACACAGGCAAGAGCATACAAAATAGACAGCCAGAAAAAGTGGTTGAAAAGACCTCTGCTGACAAGCCTACAAAGGAGGAGAGTAATGAGGAGGAAGAAAAGATGAAGCCTCAAGAAGAACCCTCAGAGGACCAACCTAAAAAAGAAACCCAGGAGTCTAAATCTCAAAGTGAGAATCAGACCACCACAGTTTTAGAAGACATTCCTGCAGAGACAAAGAAGAGCGGGAGTAATGATGTGGCACCTGTCATTGTCATTAATggagaaaaggaagaggaagacagtgTGCCACAAGAAACCAGTGAGGAGCAATCATTATCCTCTGAAGCAGCTACAGAAGCTGATGTGGACCAAAATACACCTAGGGCAGTTAAACCTGATGTCGAGAAGGATTCTGATTCCGGAAGTAGCTCTGCAGCAGATACCAACAGCATTGACATAAATCTTTCTATCTCCAGCTTCCTATCCAAAGGCAAGGAGGGGTCTGTTTCTATACAG GACACCAGACGGCAGAAGAAGACTTTGAAAAAAACACGCAAGTTTATTGTGGATGGAGTGGAGGTCAGCGTGACCActtcaaaaataattactgaTAATGACACCAAGAGTGAGGAACTGAGGTTTCTAAG GCGTCAGGAGCTGCACGAGCTGAGGCTTCTGcagaaagaggagcagagatCCTATCAGCAGCTCAGCAACaagctgcagcagcagagagagcagctgtaCCGTCGCTTTGAGCAGGAGATGACG GGGAAGAAGCGCCAGTACGACCAAGAGGTGGAGAACCTGGAGAAGCAGCAGAAGCAGAGCATAGAGCGCATGGAGCAAGACCACACCAACCGCCTGAGGGATGAAGCTAAGAGGATCAAAGCAGAGCAGGACAAAGAGCTCTCCAAGTTCCAGAACATGCTTAAGAATCGCAAGAAAGAG GTCAAACAGGAAGTCGGCCTGTCACCCAAACACATGAGAAAAGAACTTATGAAACGCTTAAAGGAAGACCTAGCTGTTGTTCAGCAAGAAGAG GAACAGGAGTTcctgcagaagcagcagcaagAGCTGGATTGTGCTCTGAAGAAGATCATTCAGCAGCACAAGCTGGAAATCGCCACCATAGAGCGGGACTGCCTCAACCACAAGCAGCAGCTCATGAGAG CTCGTGAAGCAGCCATGTGGGAGTTAGAAGAGCGCCATCTGCAGGAGAAGCACCAATTGCTGAAGCAGCAGCTGAAAGATCAATACTTCATGCAAAGGCACCAGCTCCTGAAGAGACATGAAAAA GAAATGGAGCAAATGCAGGGCTATAACCAGCGCCTAATAGAAGAGATGAAGAACAGGCAGGCTCAGGAGAGAGGCCGTCTGCCCAAGATCCAGCGCAGCGAGGCCAAGACTCGCATGGCCATGTTCAAAAAGAGCCTGCGCATCACTGCCACGGGCACCCCGGAGCAGGACCGGGAGAAAATCAAGCAG TTTGCTACACAGGAGGAGAAGAGGCAGAAGAATGAACGGCTACATCAGCACCAGAAGCACGAGAACCAGATGAGAGACCTGCAGCTTCAGTGTGACTCAAACATCAGGGAGCTGCAGCAGCTACAG AATGAGAAATGCCATCTGCTTATTGAACATGAGACTCAAAAACTAAAGGAGCTGGATGAGGAGCACAGCCAGGAGCTTAAAGAATGGAGAGAGAAGCTTCGTCCCAGGAAGAAG GCTCTTGAAGAGGAGTTCACTCGGAAGATCCAAGAACAAGAAGTCTTCTTTAAGATGAGTGGGGAGTCAGAGTGCCTTAACCCCACTGCCCAAAGCAGAGTTTCAAAATTCTACCCCATTCCTAGCCTCCACTCCTAG